In one bacterium genomic region, the following are encoded:
- a CDS encoding LLM class flavin-dependent oxidoreductase — MAHRVRWGLSLPNRGIVLGAGDPPELLAMAEIADRSGVFDAVFTGDSLIAKPRIDAVVFLAAVAGRTQRVLLGTSCMASFIFRHPIVLANQWAALDQMSGGRAYLVACMGGGPHTKSAHRSPSGARWEVEFAAMGTSVEERAGRLVEGIEILRALWTGEPVTHRGRFYQFADVVLNVTPLQTPCPIAIASNPQPPYAGEHIIERALKRVARLGDGWQVEMSTPEEFAHRWQRIREYAAALGRSPGPVTSMIHFYVNVNRDADAAFDEARRFYEHYHAGRFPDEYLRWRLVTGTADEVAERISRFIASGCNLPIIRFATYDPMGQLRLALTDLMPRLRDHTDHARAWWP; from the coding sequence ATGGCGCATCGCGTGCGGTGGGGATTGAGCCTCCCGAATCGGGGGATCGTGCTCGGGGCAGGGGATCCCCCCGAGTTGCTGGCGATGGCCGAGATCGCCGATCGCTCGGGGGTATTCGATGCTGTGTTTACGGGTGACAGTTTGATCGCAAAGCCGCGGATCGATGCGGTCGTGTTTCTCGCCGCGGTGGCGGGCCGCACACAGCGGGTACTCCTGGGCACGTCGTGCATGGCCAGCTTCATCTTTCGGCATCCGATCGTGCTCGCGAATCAGTGGGCGGCGCTCGATCAGATGAGCGGAGGGCGCGCGTATCTCGTCGCCTGCATGGGCGGTGGACCGCACACCAAGTCCGCGCACCGCTCGCCGAGCGGCGCCCGCTGGGAGGTCGAGTTCGCCGCGATGGGCACGAGCGTGGAGGAGCGGGCCGGCCGCTTGGTCGAGGGCATTGAGATTCTCCGGGCGCTGTGGACCGGTGAGCCGGTCACCCATCGCGGGCGGTTCTATCAATTCGCCGACGTCGTGTTGAACGTGACCCCCCTGCAAACGCCGTGTCCGATCGCGATCGCCAGCAACCCCCAACCGCCCTACGCCGGCGAGCACATCATCGAGCGCGCCCTCAAGCGGGTGGCGCGTCTTGGGGACGGGTGGCAGGTCGAGATGAGTACCCCCGAGGAGTTCGCGCACCGCTGGCAGCGCATCCGCGAATACGCCGCCGCCCTTGGCCGTTCCCCGGGTCCGGTGACCTCGATGATCCATTTCTACGTCAACGTCAACAGGGATGCCGACGCAGCGTTCGATGAAGCCCGGCGGTTCTACGAGCACTATCATGCGGGCCGGTTCCCGGACGAGTACCTGCGCTGGCGGCTCGTCACCGGAACGGCGGACGAAGTCGCCGAGCGGATCAGCCGGTTCATCGCCAGCGGCTGCAACCTGCCGATCATCCGGTTCGCCACGTACGATCCGATGGGGCAGCTGCGGCTGGCACTGACCGATTTGATGCCTCGGCTGCGGGATCATACCGATCACGCTCGCGCCTGGTGGCCTTGA
- a CDS encoding ArgE/DapE family deacylase — translation MRPLVEALIRGGHDVLETVVERLQAGVRVASVNPSAGGTGEGEFQTLVAAELERLGCAVESWEPDAAALSERFPAARPYLPSSGFRTRPNVIGWAPTAEPLGGRRAHLILNSHADTVGAGDPSGWRFPPFSGTVADGHLHGLGAVDAKGCMFAFLGAFAVLRAAGVTLRRSVMLQSVVDEEAGGAGVLDCIRRGYTAGAALVGEPTSLRVCPGSRGSMTLVLRVVGRGAHPGEGWRGVNAIHAAWRYVEALERLRDGLDRTRMHPLWAPLPVGHVWNLMAVNSGPAGRSVPDRCEVRYSVGVIGAERLTELQDVVAACVAGVTAADPWLIEHPPTIEWSPPSMEPAVIEPTHPAVAAMVAAGVDLGEDPVGVQAFSAASDGRHLMNSGGIPAINFGPGDLHRCHSPGEELPVAELRRAMTWIALFMARYCGVARGPAER, via the coding sequence ATGCGCCCCCTGGTGGAGGCGTTGATCCGCGGCGGCCACGACGTCCTCGAGACCGTCGTGGAGCGGCTGCAGGCGGGGGTGCGCGTTGCCAGCGTGAACCCATCGGCCGGGGGAACGGGGGAGGGCGAGTTCCAGACATTGGTCGCCGCTGAGTTGGAGCGGCTGGGATGCGCCGTGGAATCCTGGGAGCCGGACGCAGCGGCGCTCTCGGAGCGGTTCCCGGCCGCGCGCCCGTACCTGCCGTCCAGCGGGTTTCGGACCCGTCCCAACGTCATCGGATGGGCGCCGACTGCGGAGCCGCTCGGCGGACGGCGGGCGCACCTCATTCTCAACAGCCACGCCGATACCGTGGGAGCCGGCGATCCGTCCGGTTGGCGCTTTCCGCCGTTCTCGGGCACGGTCGCCGACGGCCACCTACACGGCCTCGGTGCCGTGGACGCGAAGGGCTGCATGTTTGCGTTCCTCGGTGCGTTCGCCGTCCTCCGGGCGGCGGGGGTGACGCTGCGCCGTAGCGTGATGCTCCAATCGGTGGTGGACGAGGAAGCCGGCGGCGCCGGCGTGCTCGACTGCATTCGGCGAGGGTACACCGCCGGAGCGGCGCTTGTCGGAGAGCCCACCTCGCTGCGGGTGTGCCCGGGCTCACGGGGATCGATGACGCTCGTGTTACGCGTCGTGGGGCGAGGCGCGCATCCGGGAGAAGGGTGGCGCGGGGTGAACGCCATCCATGCCGCGTGGCGCTACGTCGAAGCGCTTGAGCGCCTACGGGATGGCCTTGACCGAACCCGCATGCATCCCCTCTGGGCTCCGCTTCCGGTCGGGCATGTCTGGAACTTGATGGCGGTGAACTCCGGCCCCGCCGGACGCTCGGTCCCCGATCGGTGCGAGGTTCGATACAGTGTGGGGGTGATCGGTGCTGAGCGACTCACCGAACTCCAAGACGTGGTCGCCGCGTGCGTCGCCGGGGTGACCGCGGCCGACCCGTGGCTGATCGAGCACCCTCCGACGATAGAGTGGTCACCTCCATCCATGGAGCCGGCGGTGATCGAGCCGACGCATCCCGCCGTCGCGGCGATGGTTGCCGCCGGCGTCGACTTGGGGGAGGATCCGGTCGGCGTGCAGGCTTTTTCCGCCGCCTCCGACGGCCGGCACCTCATGAACTCGGGCGGGATCCCGGCCATCAACTTCGGGCCGGGGGACCTCCACCGCTGCCACAGCCCCGGAGAGGAGCTCCCGGTGGCGGAGTTGCGGCGCGCCATGACGTGGATCGCGCTGTTCATGGCGCGGTACTGCGGTGTCGCCCGCGGCCCCGCCGAGCGCTGA
- a CDS encoding creatininase family protein, which translates to MCQLNEVKDPNYLPHLTWPEVKALLETTDTVILPFGSIEQHGPALPEGTDTLGVIAVSRAAARASGTLCAPVLFPALSAHHMQFPGTITLSEDTFCRVVLESAASLARHGFRRILLANGHGGNEATLAYLAHRITRETDAAAQLFGIGELRKIYLTAHIDKLDIHAGIGETSSMLYQQPDLVRRDDIEQPRMTLDGWREALLTKVRDDPSLLRYVTLKLPATHLVSSNGCITYGDPAQGTAERGKELFDAYVAAMVAFIKGWQSATSKPVQQGTTR; encoded by the coding sequence ATGTGCCAGTTGAACGAGGTCAAGGACCCGAATTATCTGCCGCACTTGACCTGGCCCGAGGTCAAGGCGCTGCTGGAGACGACCGACACTGTGATTCTACCGTTCGGGTCGATCGAGCAGCACGGTCCGGCGCTCCCGGAGGGGACGGATACGCTCGGCGTCATCGCGGTCTCGCGGGCCGCCGCGCGCGCCTCCGGCACCCTCTGTGCGCCGGTCCTCTTCCCCGCGCTCTCGGCGCACCACATGCAGTTCCCAGGGACGATTACGCTCTCGGAGGATACGTTCTGCCGGGTCGTGCTGGAGTCGGCGGCCTCGCTGGCCCGGCACGGCTTCCGACGGATCCTCCTCGCGAACGGCCACGGGGGGAACGAAGCGACGCTCGCCTACCTAGCCCATCGGATCACGAGGGAGACGGACGCCGCGGCCCAGCTGTTCGGGATCGGGGAGCTTCGGAAGATCTACCTCACCGCACACATCGACAAACTCGACATCCACGCGGGGATCGGCGAGACATCATCAATGTTGTACCAACAGCCGGACCTGGTCCGCCGCGACGATATCGAGCAGCCGCGGATGACGTTGGATGGCTGGCGTGAGGCGTTGCTGACCAAGGTGCGAGACGATCCCAGCCTTCTCCGCTATGTGACGCTCAAGCTCCCCGCGACGCACCTGGTTTCCTCCAACGGGTGCATCACCTACGGCGACCCGGCACAGGGCACCGCGGAGCGAGGGAAAGAACTCTTCGACGCCTACGTGGCCGCCATGGTCGCGTTCATCAAGGGCTGGCAATCGGCAACATCCAAGCCGGTACAGCAAGGGACGACCCGATGA
- a CDS encoding ABC transporter substrate-binding protein — protein sequence MRSRSRVCLLGTLLTVIALVPTGAPAPDLFAADRTMLRAAIRTPATGFDPKIETASTVGAIDANAIETLVTTDFDGVTIRPQLATEWRVEGARSWIFKLRPKVRFHDGTPFDAAAVKFSLERMAAADSSQRGDFAWLESVQIVDPLTVRITAKYPYAPMLSSLAFYEPYLVSPSAVQRMGDGFGQRPVGTGPFKFQSHVPKQRTIMVRNDDYWGPKAVLAQVDWIFVPEDNARLAGLLAGELDLLTVIEPSIAQAIAKNAQYQVLHGPADLVDRVGFNTRKKPFDDVRIRRAIVHAINRKLMLETIFGGDGVLYDMPIAPTMWGYDRSTMGPLSYPYDPEKAKRLLAEAGYPNGFKTTFTAINRPDHRQIAEVVQEDLKKVGIQVEVKTFDFATVAELSRQGQDEMYIIGTYGVGDPDRVFPEYESSTVGVKNRNFWSTPEVDRLIALQRTQLDDAKRLALVRQAAAKIREAVPDFALRVRVDAEAISKKVKGYRLHPLKWVLQPVGLEP from the coding sequence ATGAGGTCGCGGTCGCGCGTCTGCCTGCTTGGAACCCTGCTCACCGTGATCGCGCTGGTCCCGACAGGCGCGCCGGCCCCGGATCTGTTCGCCGCCGACCGGACCATGCTGCGCGCGGCAATCCGCACACCCGCGACGGGGTTCGATCCGAAAATCGAGACGGCAAGCACGGTCGGGGCGATCGATGCCAACGCAATTGAAACGCTGGTCACGACCGATTTTGACGGGGTGACGATCCGGCCGCAGCTGGCCACCGAGTGGCGGGTGGAGGGGGCCCGCAGCTGGATCTTCAAGCTCCGCCCCAAGGTGAGGTTTCACGACGGCACCCCATTCGACGCGGCGGCGGTGAAGTTCAGCCTGGAGCGCATGGCCGCCGCGGACTCGTCGCAGCGAGGCGACTTCGCCTGGTTGGAGAGCGTCCAGATCGTAGATCCGCTGACCGTCCGCATCACCGCCAAATATCCGTATGCTCCGATGCTCAGCTCGCTCGCGTTTTACGAGCCGTATCTCGTGAGCCCCTCGGCCGTTCAGAGGATGGGCGATGGCTTCGGGCAACGACCCGTGGGCACGGGTCCCTTCAAGTTCCAGAGCCACGTCCCCAAGCAGCGAACGATCATGGTCCGCAACGACGACTACTGGGGACCCAAGGCCGTCCTGGCGCAGGTGGATTGGATCTTCGTTCCCGAGGACAATGCGCGCCTGGCCGGTCTCCTCGCTGGCGAGCTCGACCTGTTGACGGTGATCGAGCCGTCGATCGCGCAGGCGATCGCCAAGAACGCCCAGTACCAAGTCCTCCACGGCCCCGCGGATCTCGTCGACCGCGTAGGGTTCAATACCAGGAAGAAACCGTTCGACGACGTGCGCATCCGCCGGGCGATCGTGCACGCGATCAACCGGAAGCTGATGCTGGAGACCATCTTTGGCGGAGACGGCGTTCTGTATGACATGCCGATCGCGCCCACCATGTGGGGCTATGACCGGTCCACGATGGGGCCGCTCAGCTACCCGTACGATCCCGAGAAGGCCAAGCGGCTCCTCGCGGAAGCGGGGTATCCGAACGGATTCAAGACCACGTTCACCGCCATCAACCGCCCCGACCACCGCCAGATCGCCGAGGTCGTCCAGGAAGATCTCAAGAAGGTCGGCATCCAAGTCGAGGTCAAAACCTTCGACTTCGCGACGGTCGCCGAACTGTCTCGTCAGGGCCAGGACGAGATGTACATCATCGGAACGTACGGCGTCGGTGATCCCGACCGTGTCTTTCCCGAGTATGAGTCCTCGACCGTCGGGGTGAAGAACCGGAACTTCTGGAGCACGCCAGAAGTGGACCGGCTGATTGCGCTGCAGCGGACTCAACTCGATGATGCGAAGCGCCTTGCGCTTGTGCGGCAGGCCGCCGCAAAGATCCGCGAAGCGGTGCCGGACTTTGCGCTGCGCGTCCGGGTCGACGCGGAGGCGATCAGCAAAAAGGTGAAGGGCTACCGGTTGCACCCTCTCAAGTGGGTTCTGCAGCCGGTCGGCCTAGAACCATAG
- a CDS encoding ABC transporter permease, translating into MLPYIARRVVHVLLVVVGVVVITFAMLRLIPGNPARVIAGEFASADSIKAVEIRLGLDRPLPVQFGRYIGNLVRGNLGQSFHSNVPVARELAVSYPITAQLAVFSLLLAAVLGVPLGVAAAVRRGTAVDLVSMVIAVGGLSVPNFWLGLNLILLFSVTLRWLPSIGSDSLAHFVLPSISLATFSLALIARQMRSSLLEVLGQDFIRTARAKGLTGHGTITRHALRNALIPVITVMGLNFGYVLGGTVITESVFSMRGMGSLVVSSILDRDYPVVQAGILVLALNFALVNLLVDLAYAVADPRVRYA; encoded by the coding sequence TTGCTGCCCTACATCGCGCGTCGCGTGGTTCATGTCCTCCTGGTGGTGGTCGGGGTGGTGGTCATCACCTTCGCGATGCTGCGCCTCATCCCGGGGAATCCGGCGCGAGTAATCGCCGGCGAATTCGCCTCGGCCGACAGCATCAAGGCGGTAGAGATCCGGCTCGGTCTCGATCGGCCCCTGCCCGTACAGTTCGGCCGCTATATCGGGAATCTGGTCCGGGGAAATCTCGGCCAATCGTTTCACAGCAACGTGCCCGTTGCACGGGAGTTGGCCGTGTCGTATCCGATTACGGCGCAGCTGGCCGTGTTTTCGCTTCTCCTCGCCGCCGTCCTCGGAGTCCCGCTCGGGGTCGCGGCCGCGGTGCGCCGCGGCACGGCGGTGGACCTGGTGTCGATGGTGATCGCGGTCGGCGGCCTGTCCGTCCCCAATTTCTGGCTCGGGCTCAACCTCATCTTGTTGTTCTCGGTGACGCTCCGCTGGCTGCCATCGATCGGCAGCGACTCCCTCGCGCACTTTGTGCTGCCGTCGATTTCGCTGGCAACATTTTCCCTCGCACTCATCGCACGGCAGATGCGGTCGAGCCTGCTGGAGGTGCTGGGGCAGGATTTCATCCGGACCGCCCGCGCCAAGGGGCTGACGGGGCACGGAACAATCACCCGGCACGCGCTGCGCAACGCGCTGATCCCGGTGATCACCGTGATGGGGCTCAACTTCGGGTACGTACTCGGCGGGACGGTGATTACCGAGTCGGTGTTCTCGATGCGCGGGATGGGATCCCTGGTCGTGAGCTCGATCCTCGACCGGGACTATCCGGTGGTGCAGGCCGGGATCCTGGTCCTGGCCCTCAACTTCGCGTTGGTGAATCTGCTGGTGGACCTTGCCTATGCAGTCGCCGATCCCCGCGTCCGCTACGCATAG